Within the Gracilinema caldarium DSM 7334 genome, the region ACCTTGAAGTTGTAGAAGGGGTAGGTTATCTGCGCTTTAAGAAAGACGGATCCACCTTTGGTGTAAAAACTGTTGGTGCCGATGGCCTCATGGGTCTCATCCCCCGAAAGGATGATGCCTGGGATAAGGACGGAAACGACGACCGGATTATCGATACCAAGGCTAGTAACGAATGGGTAGTGTTCCAGAACGATCAGAAAACCTATCCCTATGGCCCCTATGTGCCTACCATCGATACGGCCCGTCTTTTGTCTCAGACAGAAATTTTGATCGATTTTTCCGGCCGTTATGGTCTTTCTACAGAAAAGGGCGATAGCGGCTTTGTGGTCCAATATGCAGATGGAACTAAAACCCTCACGGTTCTGGATGCGGTAAATAATGCGGATCCGGAAAATAAGCTTAATAACTATACAAAACGGGTAAAGCTCATTTTGACGGAAGCGGCCCCTCTAGATGCGCCCCTCGTAGTATCCCATCCGAAATTTTTAGCCCCCGTTCCTGTGGATAGCGGAGCCCTGGCTGCATCGATGGCCGATTCCATTGTTCCACCTGAGGGTTACCAGCTCGGAGCCATATATAATGGAACTTCCAAATCGGTTGAATTCCGTCTGTGGACACCCTTTGCAAGCAAAGTTCAAGTACGGCTATATAAAAAGAGCCTTGCAGAAAAGGCTGACTATAGCCTGGAACTTTCCAAGGATGCTAAAACCGGTGTCTGGACCGGTACCTTTAATACGGTTGATCCGGATGGCCTTTTCTATGAATATTCGGTCTTCTTTGGTAATAAAGAAAAGATTGCTCTTGATCCCTATGCCAAGAGCATGGATGCCTTTATTGGCAGCGGCCTTGGACGAGGTGCAATCATCAATCCTGCTAAGGCTCAACCGATAGGCGGTTGGGAAGGCTATACCGATGTCCAGCTTGCAAAGCGGGAAGATGCCATTATCTACGAAATGTCCGTGCGGGACTTTACGATTTCCCCCGATTCCGGTGTCAAAGCCCGGCCTGGTTCGTACCTGGCGTTCATAGAAAAAATTCCCTATCTCAAATCCCTCGGTGTAACCCATGTACAGCTTATGCCGGTGATGAATTTCTATTACACCGATGAAACGAAAACAGCCTATGAAGCGACAGGCCGTTCCAGCGATAACAACTATAACTGGGGGTACGATCCCCATAGCTATTTTACCCCTGAAGGATGGTATGCCCAGGACCCGAAGGACCCCTACAGCCGGGTTGTAGAACTGAAAACCCTGATTAAAGAACTGCATAAAGCTGGTATTGGGGTCATCCTTGATGTGGTTTATAACCATACGGCAAATACTGCTATTTTTGAAAATGTGGTTCCCGGTTATTATTACCGGCGGGATAGCAAGGGTGGTTTTATCGGTCAATCCGGCTGTGGCAACGATGTAGCTACCGAACGGGTAATGGCAGGCCGGCTTATGCGGGATTCCCTGTATTATTGGGTTGATGAATATAAGGTGGATGGTTTCCGCTTTGACCTCATGGGGCTCATCGATGCCAAGGCAATACTGAAAGCCCGGGAAGCCATTGCAAAGATTCCTGGCAAAGAAGATATCCTCTTCCAGGGCGAAGGCTGGAAAATGTACCGGGGTCCTGCTCTGGAAGTGATGGATCAGAACTACATGACCAAAACCAATGAAGTTTCAGTCTTTAATGATGAGTTCCGGGATATTATGAAAGGCGGCGGTATGGATGATAAGCGGAAGGGTTTTGTGACAGGCCGACCGATGAATACAACCATGATTTTCAACAACCTGAAGGGCCAGCCCATGCTGAACTATAAGGCCGACGATCCCGGAGATTCGATGAATTACGTATCAGCCCATGACAACCTGACCCTGACGGACAACATCGCCTTTAATACGGGCCTTAATGCGAAGTATCCTGAAGAACGGGCAGAAATAGCTAAGCGGGCAAAGCTTGCCAATTTTATGGTGCTTACGGGGCAGCCGATTGCATTCCTTCATGGGGGCTGTGAACGGGGCCGGAGCAAGCCGAAGCTCAATTCAAAAAGCGAAGTTATCGGCGATTATGTCCACAACAGTTACGATTCATCCGATGACATTAACCAGTTTATCTGGAATGTCCCCAAGGAATACGATGCTATGGGCAAATGGGTCGCGGGCGTTATCGCTGTGCGGCGGGCAGAAGAGGGGCTCCGTATTGGAGATATGGCCACCATCGATGCAAGCATGAAACAGGTCCAACATGCGGACCAGTTATCCATGGGATGGACCGTAACCTACAAGGGTACTACTCTGGTTATGATGGTGAACGCCAACTTTGATCAGGCCATGGATTTTAAGACCGGCCTTAACCTTGCAAATGCAACCGTATTGGTGGATGACGACGAAGCTTCACCTGCAGGTGTAACCCGGGTTTCCGGAATGACCATATCGGGCCAGACGGTAACCGTAGAACCTTTAACCGCAGTCATGCTGAAACTGAAATAAAAAAACAGGACAATTGTACGACAAAGAACTGACAAAATGATTAGTAATAGGGTACCATTCTCACTGGAGGTACCCTATGTCAGATTCCATAGTTTTAAATCCGCCCTTAATTAAGCTGAATAACCCAGCTCGTCTTGCCGTTGAGCTTGGTTTTATCTTAGTTGCAGCCCTGCTTCCGGCCTTTGTACACACCATGGGCTGGAATGGGGCGGTTCTGCTCCCCATGCATTGGACGGTCCTGCTGGCCGGGCTTGTCTTCGGTCCCCTGGGCGGTTTTGCAGCTGGTCTATTAAGCCCCCTCGCTAGCTATAGCCTCTCTGGCCTTCCTGCCCTGCCCATGCTGTTGCCTATGACCATAGAAACCGCTACCTATGGCCTTACCGCCGGGCTTTTCCGGAAAGTTAAGCTGAATGTGTATATCAGCACCCTGCTGGCCATGCTGGCGGGACGACTAGCCTATACTCTCGTATTTCTTGGCCTCGGGCGTATATCAGGCTCTCTCCTTGCATTCTGGCAGAAAGCCTTTATGCCTGGCCTCCTGTCAGCATTGATTATGCTTCTGGGTCTTCCCCTGCTTGCAAGCGGACTCAGTTCGTTATTGAAAGACAAGGAATAATACTGAAAGGGGCGGTACCTGGTAGGTAGCCTGTTCTGTGGATGGAGAAAGCTGTTCTATATTGTATTGTTTACGGGTTTTCTTTTTTCCCCATCTCAGGATGAAATCTTCTTCGAGGGAAATACCGTTGAGGAGTACTGTGGGGGATAGGAGTCCCCCCTGACCTTGCAGCAGGTACTGGTCAACCCCATGGAGAGGTACATAACCGGTTAGATCGATCTCCAGACGAGCCGCATGAGTTCTATCAATATTGATAAGCAGTAGGCTTGTCCGCATATCTTCATCCCGGTGGACATAGAGCCTCAGTTTTGAGCTAGTAGAACTTATAATCCTTGGAACAAAAACAGCATTTCCCATGAGACGTTCCCAGAGAAAGCTGGCGTAATAATCGGGACGTAATTGCAGGGTTGTTTCGTCTAAAAGACCATAATTTGATCCTATAAGGGATTGGCGAAATACCCGGTCCACTCCATGCCGTGCAAGGAGCCCCAATTCATCAAGCCACCAGAGGGCTGAAGCAAAAGTATCTGAAAGACCCGGTTCGCCTCCATACAGGGCGTGTCCTGTTTCAGTAACCCAGTTTTGGGTTGATTGTAACAAAGGCCGAATGGTGTTTGCCCTTTGTATATGGTTCAGCATTCTGGTATTCCACCGAAGGATCTGA harbors:
- a CDS encoding alpha-amylase family glycosyl hydrolase, which translates into the protein MIQKRIAVLLAGSLLVGLLFGCASTKDAAEKQPQAAGPAYQTVEAGTIENMGHPKMDKIIPAHEALKPASDEIVIYYLRNDAKYEPWGFWLWAVPGGDGATVWDKSKNLEVVEGVGYLRFKKDGSTFGVKTVGADGLMGLIPRKDDAWDKDGNDDRIIDTKASNEWVVFQNDQKTYPYGPYVPTIDTARLLSQTEILIDFSGRYGLSTEKGDSGFVVQYADGTKTLTVLDAVNNADPENKLNNYTKRVKLILTEAAPLDAPLVVSHPKFLAPVPVDSGALAASMADSIVPPEGYQLGAIYNGTSKSVEFRLWTPFASKVQVRLYKKSLAEKADYSLELSKDAKTGVWTGTFNTVDPDGLFYEYSVFFGNKEKIALDPYAKSMDAFIGSGLGRGAIINPAKAQPIGGWEGYTDVQLAKREDAIIYEMSVRDFTISPDSGVKARPGSYLAFIEKIPYLKSLGVTHVQLMPVMNFYYTDETKTAYEATGRSSDNNYNWGYDPHSYFTPEGWYAQDPKDPYSRVVELKTLIKELHKAGIGVILDVVYNHTANTAIFENVVPGYYYRRDSKGGFIGQSGCGNDVATERVMAGRLMRDSLYYWVDEYKVDGFRFDLMGLIDAKAILKAREAIAKIPGKEDILFQGEGWKMYRGPALEVMDQNYMTKTNEVSVFNDEFRDIMKGGGMDDKRKGFVTGRPMNTTMIFNNLKGQPMLNYKADDPGDSMNYVSAHDNLTLTDNIAFNTGLNAKYPEERAEIAKRAKLANFMVLTGQPIAFLHGGCERGRSKPKLNSKSEVIGDYVHNSYDSSDDINQFIWNVPKEYDAMGKWVAGVIAVRRAEEGLRIGDMATIDASMKQVQHADQLSMGWTVTYKGTTLVMMVNANFDQAMDFKTGLNLANATVLVDDDEASPAGVTRVSGMTISGQTVTVEPLTAVMLKLK
- a CDS encoding ECF transporter S component — translated: MSDSIVLNPPLIKLNNPARLAVELGFILVAALLPAFVHTMGWNGAVLLPMHWTVLLAGLVFGPLGGFAAGLLSPLASYSLSGLPALPMLLPMTIETATYGLTAGLFRKVKLNVYISTLLAMLAGRLAYTLVFLGLGRISGSLLAFWQKAFMPGLLSALIMLLGLPLLASGLSSLLKDKE